One window of Flavobacterium ammonificans genomic DNA carries:
- a CDS encoding asparaginase, whose amino-acid sequence MLSKAKILLIYTGGTIGMKKDFVTGSLKAFNFSKLLQRIPELKLLDCEIETISFENPIDSSNMNPEKWVKLATIIEENYNSFDGFVVLHGSDTMSYSASALSFMMENLGKPIIFTGSQLPIGDLRTDAKENLITAIQIASLRENGEALVKEVCLYFEYKLYRGNRTTKINAEHFKAFTSPNYPFLIESGVHLKINSDLFLSLNVDTRLQVHKELDTNVIILKLFPGISEQLIDAVVAIPNLRGIVLETYGSGNAPTDEWFLLVLKKAILNGIHIINITQCSGGSVRMGQYETSAALLEIGVISGKDMTTEAAITKLMYLLGQNTPPSNFRNRFETPLRGEIQE is encoded by the coding sequence ATGCTTTCTAAAGCAAAAATACTGTTGATTTATACCGGAGGGACTATCGGTATGAAAAAGGACTTCGTAACAGGTTCTTTAAAAGCGTTCAATTTTAGTAAATTGTTGCAACGCATTCCTGAGCTTAAATTATTGGACTGCGAAATCGAAACCATTTCTTTTGAAAATCCAATTGATTCTTCCAATATGAATCCGGAGAAATGGGTGAAACTCGCTACTATTATAGAAGAAAATTATAATTCATTTGATGGGTTTGTAGTGCTACACGGATCAGATACGATGTCTTATAGCGCCTCGGCTTTGAGTTTTATGATGGAAAATTTAGGCAAGCCAATTATTTTTACTGGGTCTCAATTGCCCATAGGAGATTTACGTACCGACGCTAAAGAAAATTTAATTACTGCTATTCAAATTGCCTCTTTGCGGGAAAATGGTGAAGCATTAGTGAAAGAGGTATGTTTGTATTTTGAATACAAATTGTATCGTGGCAATAGAACTACTAAAATCAATGCCGAACATTTCAAAGCATTCACCTCGCCCAATTATCCTTTTTTAATAGAATCAGGAGTGCATCTCAAAATTAATTCGGACTTGTTTTTGTCTTTAAACGTGGATACGAGATTGCAGGTTCATAAAGAATTAGACACCAATGTTATTATTCTAAAATTGTTTCCTGGAATCAGCGAACAATTAATTGATGCTGTCGTGGCAATTCCTAATTTAAGAGGAATCGTTTTGGAAACCTATGGGTCTGGCAATGCTCCTACTGACGAATGGTTCTTATTGGTTTTGAAAAAAGCAATTCTGAATGGAATTCATATAATTAATATAACGCAATGTTCAGGCGGAAGTGTTAGAATGGGACAATATGAAACCAGTGCCGCTTTACTTGAAATTGGCGTTATATCAGGGAAAGACATGACTACTGAAGCGGCTATTACAAAATTGATGTATTTATTAGGACAAAATACACCACCGTCTAATTTCAGAAATAGATTTGAAACACCATTGCGTGGTGAAATTCAAGAATAG
- a CDS encoding porin family protein, with translation MKEMNSYVKSILVFQLFLLYCIPIFGQEIQKSEIISETKIDSLYREDQFFIGLTYNLLNKTPVGFSNDKFAAGLTAGFLRDMPINAKRNLAIAPGLGLTFNNYNQNIGISTSNGIPSYSLLSDPSKYSNNKFSQLFLDVPIELRWRGSTFQNHTFFRIHAGLKLSYLVFDRSVFTSNLGDVVINNNPDFNKIQYGLFAAAGYGSANLYIQYGLNSLFKTAQIAGNPINARSLNIGLVFYIL, from the coding sequence ATGAAAGAAATGAATAGCTATGTAAAATCGATTTTGGTTTTCCAATTATTTTTACTGTATTGTATTCCTATTTTTGGTCAGGAGATTCAAAAATCAGAAATCATCTCTGAAACTAAAATCGATTCGTTGTACCGAGAAGATCAGTTTTTTATCGGGCTTACTTATAATCTTTTAAACAAAACACCTGTCGGTTTTTCAAATGATAAATTTGCTGCCGGTTTAACTGCCGGATTTTTGAGAGACATGCCAATAAATGCAAAAAGAAATTTAGCTATTGCACCAGGATTAGGTCTGACTTTTAATAATTACAATCAAAATATTGGCATATCAACCAGTAACGGAATACCCTCTTATTCTTTATTGAGTGATCCGTCAAAATATTCTAACAATAAGTTTTCACAATTATTTTTAGATGTTCCTATAGAGTTGAGATGGAGGGGTTCTACTTTTCAAAATCATACTTTTTTTCGCATTCATGCAGGACTAAAACTAAGTTATTTGGTATTTGACAGGTCTGTATTTACTAGTAATTTGGGTGATGTAGTCATTAATAACAATCCTGACTTCAACAAAATCCAGTACGGATTATTTGCTGCAGCAGGATATGGTAGTGCTAATTTATACATTCAGTACGGTTTGAATTCTTTGTTTAAAACAGCTCAAATTGCAGGCAATCCAATTAATGCAAGGTCATTAAATATAGGGTTGGTCTTTTATATTTTATAG
- a CDS encoding bifunctional UDP-N-acetylmuramoyl-tripeptide:D-alanyl-D-alanine ligase/alanine racemase → MKISIQNSISNLNAQFIGDCSDYTIDSISIDSRSLQNSATSLFFALVGPNNDAHHYIEDLIRQGVRYFVVNHIPENCLGKANFLVVKDTLIALQQLAISYRSQYDFPIIGITGSNGKTIVKEWLNFLLSPDFNIIRSPKSYNSQIGVPLSILGINSQHNLGIFEAGISTVAEMEKLQDIIRPTIGILTNIGSAHDEGFASIGEKIKEKLRLFSNCNTLIYNKNKTIDAFLNPRLNTFSWSFNDKEADVFIQKISGIENTQFQVKYKLNSFDFTIPFQDNASIENAIHCVMVLLYFNYDPLIIESRIRLLYPVEMRLKLKNGINGTTLIDDSYSSDFQSLKIALDFLESQKHHKKKTVILSDIFQSGLSNEELYSKVSQLIIANKINRVIGIGKTISEFKHKFVNCSTYATTHEFIEQFDSDNLRNETILIKGARSFHFEEIVTAFEEKTHETVLEVNLNAISNNLSFYKSKLKPETKMMVMVKAFSYGNGGVEIAKLLEHHCVDYLGVAFADEGIALKNAGIQLPIMVLNPETTSFEAIIQYQLEPEIYSLKGLNAFLKLAEQKNLRHFPIHIKLDTGMHRLGFESNTIEELIAALKGNQHVIVKSILSHMATSDAVEHLDFSLHQIKLFEILSQQLMVELDIQPIRHILNTSGISNFTHGQYDMVRLGIGLYGISNDQEEQKQLENVSTLKSVISQIRTISEGESVGYGRRFVANCSTDVATIPIGYADGISRLWGNEVGYVSINKQKAAIIGSICMDMLMVNVTGINCVEGDPVIIFGDSPTVIEIAQKTHTIPYEILTSISQRVKRIFYRE, encoded by the coding sequence ATGAAAATATCCATCCAAAATAGCATTTCAAATCTCAATGCCCAATTCATTGGAGATTGTAGTGATTACACGATTGATTCTATATCGATAGACAGTCGGTCATTGCAAAATAGCGCTACAAGTTTGTTTTTTGCACTTGTAGGGCCAAATAACGATGCTCATCATTACATTGAGGATTTGATTCGTCAAGGAGTTCGTTATTTTGTAGTCAATCACATACCTGAAAATTGCCTTGGTAAAGCTAACTTTTTAGTAGTCAAGGATACTTTAATCGCCTTACAACAATTAGCAATTAGCTATCGAAGTCAATATGATTTTCCAATAATTGGCATTACTGGAAGTAACGGAAAAACGATAGTTAAAGAATGGCTTAACTTTCTATTAAGCCCAGATTTTAATATCATAAGAAGTCCCAAAAGTTATAATTCTCAAATTGGAGTTCCGCTCTCAATTTTAGGGATTAATAGCCAGCACAATTTAGGGATTTTTGAAGCAGGTATTTCCACAGTAGCTGAAATGGAAAAGTTACAAGATATTATTCGTCCAACGATTGGTATCTTAACTAATATAGGATCTGCACATGATGAGGGATTTGCTTCCATAGGAGAAAAAATTAAAGAGAAGCTTAGATTGTTTAGTAATTGCAACACATTAATATATAATAAAAACAAAACAATTGATGCTTTCTTAAATCCTAGGTTGAATACTTTTTCTTGGAGTTTTAATGATAAAGAAGCAGACGTTTTTATCCAAAAAATTAGTGGAATCGAAAACACTCAATTTCAGGTAAAGTATAAATTAAACAGTTTCGATTTTACCATACCTTTTCAAGACAATGCTTCTATTGAGAATGCGATTCACTGCGTGATGGTATTGTTATATTTTAACTATGATCCTTTAATTATTGAGAGTAGAATACGATTGCTTTATCCTGTAGAAATGCGACTTAAACTAAAGAATGGAATTAACGGAACTACCCTTATTGATGATAGTTATAGTTCCGATTTTCAGTCTTTAAAAATAGCATTAGATTTTTTAGAAAGTCAAAAGCATCACAAAAAAAAGACAGTTATACTTTCTGATATTTTTCAGAGTGGACTGTCTAATGAGGAGTTGTATTCTAAAGTGTCACAATTAATTATTGCTAATAAAATAAATAGGGTAATCGGAATTGGAAAAACAATTTCGGAGTTCAAACACAAGTTTGTTAATTGCTCAACTTATGCCACCACTCATGAGTTTATTGAACAATTTGATAGTGATAATTTACGAAATGAAACGATTCTGATAAAAGGTGCTAGAAGTTTCCATTTTGAAGAAATTGTTACTGCTTTTGAAGAAAAAACGCATGAGACGGTACTAGAAGTGAATTTGAATGCGATTAGCAATAATTTAAGTTTTTATAAATCAAAATTGAAGCCAGAAACCAAAATGATGGTAATGGTAAAGGCTTTTAGTTATGGCAATGGCGGAGTAGAGATAGCTAAATTATTAGAGCATCATTGTGTTGATTATTTGGGAGTTGCATTTGCAGACGAGGGTATTGCATTAAAAAATGCAGGAATTCAATTGCCAATTATGGTTTTGAATCCAGAAACAACCAGTTTTGAGGCAATCATTCAATATCAATTAGAACCAGAAATATACAGTTTGAAAGGGCTTAATGCTTTTCTTAAACTTGCAGAACAAAAAAACTTAAGACATTTTCCTATTCATATCAAGTTGGATACAGGCATGCATCGTTTGGGCTTTGAATCCAACACTATTGAAGAGTTAATTGCTGCCTTGAAAGGAAATCAACATGTAATTGTCAAAAGTATTTTATCGCACATGGCCACGAGTGATGCAGTCGAACACCTTGATTTTTCATTACATCAAATTAAGTTATTTGAAATCTTATCTCAACAATTGATGGTTGAATTAGATATTCAACCTATTCGTCATATTCTAAACACTTCTGGGATAAGTAATTTTACTCACGGGCAATATGATATGGTTCGGTTAGGGATTGGATTGTACGGAATTTCTAACGATCAGGAAGAACAAAAACAGTTAGAAAATGTTAGTACTTTAAAATCAGTCATTTCACAGATTAGAACAATTTCAGAAGGTGAAAGTGTAGGGTACGGAAGGAGATTTGTTGCTAATTGCTCAACAGATGTAGCCACGATCCCTATTGGATATGCTGATGGAATCTCCAGGTTATGGGGAAATGAAGTAGGCTATGTTTCGATAAACAAACAAAAAGCAGCAATTATAGGTAGTATATGTATGGACATGTTGATGGTTAATGTTACTGGAATTAATTGTGTTGAAGGTGATCCGGTTATTATTTTTGGAGATTCTCCAACGGTAATTGAGATAGCACAAAAAACACATACGATTCCGTATGAAATTTTAACCAGTATTTCACAACGTGTGAAACGTATTTTTTATAGAGAATAA
- the mscL gene encoding large-conductance mechanosensitive channel protein MscL, producing MGFFTDFKAFLMKGEIVNLATAVIVGGAFGKIVTSFTNDVLMPPIGLLLGKVDFKNLKLILQDGVPAVTENGIQKAPAIAEVTLNYGAFIQTVFDFVIIGFCIFIVLKAYEKAQQKIIKNEVPKETSGPTQEQLLTEIRDLLKNK from the coding sequence ATGGGATTTTTTACAGATTTTAAAGCCTTTTTAATGAAAGGCGAGATAGTTAATCTAGCCACTGCGGTAATTGTTGGAGGTGCTTTTGGAAAAATAGTTACCTCATTTACAAATGATGTTTTAATGCCTCCTATCGGGCTGCTTTTAGGAAAGGTAGATTTCAAGAATTTAAAATTAATACTTCAAGACGGTGTTCCTGCGGTAACTGAGAATGGTATTCAAAAAGCGCCAGCTATTGCTGAGGTTACTCTTAATTACGGAGCTTTTATTCAAACTGTTTTTGATTTCGTAATTATCGGTTTTTGTATTTTTATAGTTTTAAAAGCCTACGAAAAAGCCCAACAAAAAATCATTAAAAATGAAGTTCCTAAAGAGACAAGCGGCCCTACGCAAGAACAATTACTTACTGAAATCCGCGATTTGTTGAAAAACAAATAA
- a CDS encoding aspartate-semialdehyde dehydrogenase, whose protein sequence is MRIAVVGATGMVGEIMLKVLAERNFPVSELIPVASEKSVGKEIDFKGTKYKVVGLQTAVDMKADIALFSAGGSTSLEWAPKFAAVGTTVIDNSSAWRMDPTKKLVVPEINAGELTAEDKIIANPNCSTIQMVLALAPLHKKYNIKRIIVSTYQSITGTGVKAVQQFENECAGIEGDMVYKYKINRNCIPQCDSFEDNGYTKEEMKLVNETKKILSDNSIAVTATAVRVPVVGGHSEALNVEFTNDFDVNEVRTILSQTDGVVVQDNLDTFTYPMPRYAEGKNEVFVGRIRRDESQPNTINMWVVADNLRKGAATNTIQIAEYLIAAKLV, encoded by the coding sequence ATGAGAATAGCAGTAGTAGGAGCTACCGGAATGGTTGGCGAAATAATGTTAAAAGTTTTAGCAGAAAGAAATTTTCCGGTATCGGAGTTAATTCCTGTGGCTTCTGAAAAATCAGTGGGTAAAGAAATTGATTTCAAAGGAACTAAGTACAAAGTAGTGGGTTTACAAACAGCGGTTGATATGAAAGCAGATATTGCTTTATTTTCTGCTGGTGGAAGCACGTCGTTAGAATGGGCTCCAAAATTTGCTGCTGTAGGAACTACCGTGATTGATAATTCATCGGCTTGGAGAATGGATCCTACTAAGAAATTAGTTGTGCCTGAAATCAATGCAGGAGAATTAACAGCTGAAGATAAAATTATTGCTAATCCCAACTGTTCAACAATCCAGATGGTATTGGCTTTAGCACCTTTACATAAAAAATACAATATCAAACGTATCATTGTTTCAACGTATCAATCCATTACAGGAACGGGAGTAAAAGCCGTACAACAATTCGAAAACGAATGTGCTGGTATCGAGGGAGATATGGTATACAAATATAAAATCAACCGAAATTGTATTCCACAGTGTGATAGTTTTGAGGACAATGGTTACACTAAAGAGGAAATGAAATTAGTGAACGAAACGAAGAAAATCTTAAGTGATAATTCCATAGCAGTGACCGCAACCGCTGTTCGTGTTCCTGTTGTTGGTGGGCACAGTGAAGCTTTAAATGTTGAGTTTACTAATGATTTTGATGTAAATGAAGTGCGAACTATTTTGAGTCAAACAGATGGTGTAGTGGTTCAAGATAATTTGGATACGTTTACTTATCCAATGCCGCGTTATGCCGAAGGTAAAAACGAAGTTTTTGTAGGTAGAATTCGCCGTGACGAAAGCCAACCCAACACAATCAATATGTGGGTTGTAGCAGATAATTTAAGAAAAGGAGCTGCTACAAACACCATTCAAATTGCAGAGTATTTGATTGCAGCTAAACTAGTATAG
- a CDS encoding nuclear transport factor 2 family protein has translation MKKYIFFGLLNFYSLSFFAQNESQKNDVNQLVDLWHKAASEANFKKYFDVMADDAIFIGTDATEYWNKQEFENYAKPHFDKGKAWSFTTLERHIYFDSTGNTAWFDELLDTQMKICRGSGVLVKTGGRWKIKHYVLSMTIPNETSKSVITIKSPIEQPIITRLRSKS, from the coding sequence ATGAAGAAATATATATTCTTTGGACTATTGAATTTTTATTCTTTATCTTTTTTTGCTCAAAATGAATCGCAAAAAAATGATGTTAACCAATTAGTGGATTTATGGCACAAAGCAGCTTCAGAAGCTAATTTCAAAAAATACTTTGATGTAATGGCAGATGATGCAATTTTTATTGGGACTGACGCTACTGAATATTGGAATAAACAAGAATTTGAAAACTATGCCAAACCTCATTTTGATAAAGGAAAGGCTTGGTCTTTTACTACTTTAGAGAGACATATTTATTTTGATTCAACAGGAAATACCGCTTGGTTTGATGAATTATTGGATACACAAATGAAAATTTGTAGAGGTTCAGGAGTACTTGTTAAAACGGGAGGCCGATGGAAAATTAAACATTATGTTTTATCAATGACTATCCCAAATGAGACTAGTAAATCAGTAATAACAATTAAGTCTCCTATTGAACAGCCCATAATAACACGTCTTCGATCTAAATCATAA
- the trmB gene encoding tRNA (guanosine(46)-N7)-methyltransferase TrmB, whose product MGSKNKLKRFKENETFNNVFQPTREEVVGDLFPLKGKWNSDFFKNDNPIVLELGCGKGEYSVGLAERYPNKNFIGIDIKGARFWRGAKTAVETGMHNVAFIRTQIELINHIFAENEVDEIWITFPDPQIKYKRTKHRMTNSEFLKLYKKILKKDGVMNLKTDSEFMHGYTLGLLHGEGHEVVYANHNVYTNEGSPEEVTAFQTFYEKQYLEINKAITYIRFKIK is encoded by the coding sequence GTGGGAAGTAAAAACAAATTAAAAAGGTTCAAGGAAAACGAGACGTTTAACAATGTTTTTCAGCCAACAAGAGAAGAAGTTGTAGGTGATTTATTTCCGTTAAAGGGCAAATGGAATTCAGATTTTTTTAAAAATGACAATCCAATCGTTTTAGAGTTGGGCTGTGGAAAAGGAGAATACTCTGTAGGTCTAGCCGAAAGATATCCAAATAAAAATTTTATTGGAATTGACATTAAAGGCGCGCGTTTTTGGCGTGGGGCTAAAACAGCTGTTGAAACGGGGATGCATAATGTTGCTTTTATTCGAACTCAAATCGAACTCATTAATCATATTTTTGCTGAAAATGAAGTAGATGAAATTTGGATTACGTTCCCTGATCCACAAATAAAATACAAACGCACGAAGCACCGAATGACTAATTCAGAGTTTTTGAAGTTGTATAAAAAAATATTGAAGAAAGACGGTGTGATGAACTTAAAAACCGATAGTGAATTCATGCACGGATACACCCTTGGATTATTGCATGGAGAAGGTCATGAAGTGGTATATGCTAATCATAATGTATATACAAATGAAGGAAGTCCAGAAGAGGTTACTGCTTTTCAAACATTTTATGAGAAACAATATTTAGAAATTAACAAAGCAATTACGTATATTAGATTTAAAATTAAATAG
- a CDS encoding LysE family transporter, translated as MTIISTLFFGFISAVIGILPPGLINMTVAKVNSKEGKNAALWFVFGAVIVIFVQVSLAILFAQFIGARPEVGLLFREIGAVIFSILAVYFLWIASPPKKIKGKVIKQRTSTRFFLGMLLSALNFFPIPYYVVVSLWLASLNWFIFEPLSILIFVFGAILGSILVFYSYILFFVKIETKTDFFMKNMNKIIGSITAVVAIIALFNIVQYYWT; from the coding sequence ATGACTATAATTTCCACTTTATTTTTTGGGTTTATCAGTGCGGTAATAGGGATTCTTCCACCTGGATTAATCAATATGACTGTGGCTAAAGTAAATAGTAAAGAAGGTAAGAATGCTGCTCTTTGGTTTGTTTTTGGAGCAGTAATTGTAATTTTCGTCCAAGTTTCACTTGCAATTTTATTTGCTCAATTTATTGGAGCCCGTCCAGAAGTTGGTCTTTTGTTTAGAGAAATAGGCGCTGTTATTTTTTCAATTTTAGCGGTCTACTTTCTATGGATTGCTTCGCCACCGAAAAAAATAAAAGGTAAGGTGATTAAACAACGAACTTCTACTCGTTTTTTTTTAGGGATGTTGTTATCGGCATTGAATTTTTTTCCAATCCCATATTATGTTGTAGTAAGTCTTTGGTTAGCTTCTTTAAATTGGTTTATTTTTGAACCTCTTTCCATACTAATTTTTGTTTTTGGTGCAATTCTTGGATCTATTCTAGTTTTTTACAGTTACATTCTGTTTTTTGTAAAAATTGAAACGAAAACTGATTTTTTCATGAAAAACATGAATAAAATTATCGGAAGTATAACTGCTGTAGTTGCAATTATAGCATTATTCAATATTGTTCAATATTATTGGACTTAA
- a CDS encoding MGMT family protein, giving the protein MTKSNDNFFQRVYDIVRQIPYGKVTSYGAIAKALGTARSARMVGWAMNASHHLDDVPAHRVVNRKGLLTGKLHFDGTNLMQQLLENEGIEIKDNQIVDFESHFWEPITDNSSDFTI; this is encoded by the coding sequence ATGACTAAGTCAAACGATAATTTTTTCCAACGCGTTTACGATATTGTAAGGCAAATCCCTTATGGGAAAGTAACTTCTTATGGAGCCATTGCTAAAGCTTTAGGCACAGCCCGTTCTGCTCGTATGGTTGGTTGGGCTATGAATGCATCGCACCATTTAGATGATGTTCCAGCCCATCGTGTTGTAAATAGAAAAGGATTGCTTACGGGTAAATTACATTTTGACGGAACCAATTTAATGCAGCAATTGCTCGAAAATGAAGGAATTGAAATTAAAGACAATCAAATTGTTGATTTTGAAAGTCATTTCTGGGAGCCAATAACAGATAATTCTTCTGATTTTACA